The following proteins are encoded in a genomic region of Acetobacter oryzoeni:
- a CDS encoding glycosyltransferase family 2 protein → MTGLVSASPSQHNDAQCELSIVIAVLDEQDNLPQVCRELAEAMQQLPAAEVVFVDDGSQDQTVEVLQRLRDECLPSLRILSHDRRCGKSAALRTGITAARGRWIATIDGDGQDDPRELGSLVSLAQAQASKGRAPLVVGVRTRRKDGWSRRFATRFANGLRQKLLNDQCPDTGAPIKIFQRADFLRLPQFEGLHRFLPALFGSYGVPLVCHPVTHRPRLHGQSKYTNFNRAVVGVRDLLGVMWLRNRTHLPKSIREC, encoded by the coding sequence GTGACAGGTCTGGTTTCAGCCTCACCGTCACAGCATAACGATGCTCAGTGTGAACTGAGCATCGTTATTGCTGTTTTGGATGAACAGGATAATCTGCCACAGGTTTGCCGTGAACTGGCCGAGGCCATGCAGCAATTGCCTGCGGCCGAAGTTGTTTTTGTAGATGATGGCAGCCAAGATCAGACCGTAGAAGTTTTGCAGCGCTTGCGGGATGAATGTTTGCCAAGCTTACGCATTCTTTCCCATGATCGACGTTGCGGTAAGTCTGCTGCATTGCGCACAGGTATTACAGCGGCTCGTGGTAGATGGATTGCCACTATTGATGGCGATGGTCAGGATGACCCGCGTGAACTGGGCTCTTTAGTTTCTCTTGCTCAAGCGCAGGCATCCAAGGGCAGGGCACCGCTTGTGGTAGGGGTGCGCACACGCCGTAAAGATGGTTGGTCCCGCCGTTTTGCAACGCGTTTTGCTAACGGGCTGCGGCAGAAACTTTTAAATGATCAGTGCCCGGATACAGGCGCACCTATCAAAATTTTCCAACGAGCAGATTTCCTCCGCTTGCCGCAGTTTGAAGGTTTGCACCGTTTTCTTCCGGCGTTGTTTGGCTCTTACGGTGTGCCGTTGGTGTGCCACCCTGTTACGCATCGGCCGCGTTTGCATGGGCAGTCTAAATATACCAACTTCAATCGTGCGGTGGTTGGCGTGCGTGATCTGCTGGGCGTGATGTGGCTGCGGAATCGTACACATCTTCCAAAATCGATTCGTGAATGCTGA
- the atpF gene encoding F0F1 ATP synthase subunit B: MSGIFHEAGFWVAVSFVLFFVLVGKKIWGPIATILDSRANRIREELDEAARLRREAEQMLEDATRDREQALAEAKSYVEQAHQQAAEMAQKARAEAEAAVQRHEQMARDRIAAVERAAVKEVRQLAIDVAVQAANGVIPQTLDEQKAAGLVDQALAGLPAALARKAA; this comes from the coding sequence ATGTCTGGCATTTTTCACGAAGCGGGTTTCTGGGTCGCTGTTTCGTTCGTTCTGTTCTTCGTGCTGGTTGGTAAAAAGATTTGGGGGCCAATTGCCACCATTCTGGATAGCCGTGCCAACCGTATCCGTGAAGAACTGGATGAAGCTGCCCGCTTGAGAAGAGAAGCTGAGCAGATGCTAGAAGATGCCACGCGTGATCGTGAGCAGGCACTGGCAGAAGCTAAGTCTTATGTAGAGCAGGCACATCAGCAGGCTGCTGAAATGGCCCAGAAAGCACGTGCAGAGGCAGAAGCCGCTGTGCAGCGCCATGAGCAAATGGCGCGTGATCGTATTGCCGCTGTAGAACGCGCTGCTGTTAAAGAAGTGCGCCAGTTGGCAATTGATGTGGCCGTACAGGCTGCCAACGGTGTTATTCCTCAGACGCTTGATGAGCAGAAAGCCGCAGGGCTTGTTGATCAGGCGCTGGCTGGTTTGCCTGCCGCTCTTGCGCGCAAGGCAGCCTGA
- a CDS encoding F0F1 ATP synthase subunit B family protein gives MLRAGLFATVSGVSLLAVSAPGAYATGMPQLDFANPLVTGQVMWGAVIFFVFYMVLSKAMLPGVARVLEDRSKRISGDLEIARAAKQDADKAVAELQQARKDAMAEAQAHLDQVLAEEHKAAEQQMQEINARVTAEIADAEKRVAEEKTRALSALKEIAGDTTQALVQRLTGIVPDAQLVAQKVESASAHSTI, from the coding sequence ATGCTTCGTGCCGGCCTGTTCGCAACGGTTTCCGGTGTGTCTCTTCTGGCCGTTTCCGCGCCTGGTGCATACGCCACGGGAATGCCTCAGCTAGATTTTGCCAACCCCCTTGTAACCGGTCAGGTTATGTGGGGCGCGGTAATTTTCTTCGTCTTTTATATGGTGCTCAGCAAAGCCATGCTGCCCGGCGTTGCCCGGGTGCTGGAAGACCGTAGCAAGCGTATTTCTGGGGATCTGGAAATTGCACGCGCTGCTAAGCAGGACGCCGATAAAGCTGTTGCTGAACTTCAGCAGGCCCGTAAAGATGCCATGGCAGAAGCCCAGGCGCATCTTGATCAGGTTCTGGCAGAAGAACATAAAGCTGCCGAACAGCAGATGCAGGAAATTAATGCGCGGGTAACAGCAGAAATTGCTGATGCCGAAAAACGCGTGGCTGAGGAAAAAACGCGTGCATTGAGCGCGCTTAAAGAAATTGCAGGTGATACCACGCAGGCTCTGGTTCAGCGTCTGACGGGTATTGTGCCTGATGCTCAGCTTGTTGCCCAGAAGGTTGAAAGCGCTTCGGCGCACAGCACTATCTGA
- a CDS encoding ATP synthase subunit C family protein, whose translation MDIAAAREIGAGIAVIALAGVGIGLGNIFSTLVSSIARNPASRPHVFGLGMLGFALTEAIALFALLIAFLILFV comes from the coding sequence ATGGACATCGCTGCAGCCCGGGAAATCGGTGCAGGTATCGCCGTGATCGCCCTTGCCGGCGTTGGTATCGGCCTCGGCAACATCTTCTCCACGCTGGTAAGCAGCATTGCGCGCAACCCGGCTTCCCGCCCGCATGTGTTCGGTCTGGGTATGCTCGGCTTTGCTCTGACAGAAGCTATCGCTCTGTTCGCGCTGCTGATCGCGTTCCTGATCCTGTTCGTCTGA
- a CDS encoding F0F1 ATP synthase subunit A: MAGGSSINVLEQFELHPVLGGLGEALRFSQSPLYMIVAVCLVLAFLYFGMRPAAVVPGRLQAAAEVCYEFIHNMAVDTIGPEGTAFFPFIFTLFFFILAGNYIGLLPFSFTFTSHIAVTFALAMMVFVLTVIVSLKVQGLRFFAHFMPEGASPFLAPLLIPIEILSFLSRPVSLSIRLFANMVAGHVMFDIFASFVIMLAGFGVVGDVFAVGPIAINVALMALELLVGVLQAYVFAILTCIYLREAVAH, encoded by the coding sequence GTGGCGGGCGGTTCCAGCATCAACGTACTTGAACAGTTTGAGCTTCATCCCGTTCTTGGTGGGCTGGGCGAAGCATTGCGTTTCAGCCAATCCCCCCTGTACATGATTGTGGCAGTGTGTCTGGTTCTGGCGTTCCTGTATTTTGGTATGCGCCCAGCGGCAGTTGTTCCCGGTCGTTTGCAGGCAGCGGCAGAAGTTTGTTACGAATTTATTCATAACATGGCGGTTGATACGATCGGGCCAGAAGGCACGGCGTTCTTTCCGTTCATCTTTACGCTGTTCTTCTTTATTCTGGCCGGTAACTATATTGGTCTGCTGCCGTTTTCCTTTACGTTCACCAGCCATATTGCCGTAACCTTTGCGCTCGCCATGATGGTGTTTGTGCTTACGGTTATTGTCTCCCTTAAGGTGCAGGGGCTGCGTTTCTTTGCGCACTTCATGCCGGAAGGCGCTAGCCCGTTTCTGGCTCCGCTGCTGATCCCGATTGAAATTCTTTCTTTTCTTTCGCGTCCTGTCAGCCTCTCCATCCGACTGTTCGCCAACATGGTTGCCGGGCATGTCATGTTCGATATTTTCGCAAGCTTTGTTATCATGCTCGCCGGTTTTGGTGTGGTGGGTGACGTGTTTGCGGTTGGGCCGATTGCCATTAACGTGGCACTGATGGCTCTTGAGTTGCTTGTTGGTGTGTTGCAGGCCTATGTGTTTGCCATTCTGACGTGCATCTACCTGCGGGAGGCCGTGGCTCACTGA
- a CDS encoding AtpZ/AtpI family protein translates to MSKNGDDSFDARLKAAERRSGLEKKGDSAEKEDAVEQSLPGLALRAGAEMLSALIVGVAIGWELDHWLKTRVVFLIIFALMGGGAGVLNVWRLVKSIDGK, encoded by the coding sequence ATGAGTAAGAACGGTGACGATTCCTTTGATGCTCGGCTAAAGGCGGCAGAACGCCGCTCTGGCTTGGAGAAAAAGGGAGATTCAGCCGAGAAAGAAGATGCTGTAGAGCAATCTCTTCCTGGGCTGGCGCTCAGAGCTGGGGCAGAAATGCTTTCAGCACTGATAGTAGGCGTTGCTATTGGGTGGGAGCTGGATCACTGGCTCAAAACCCGGGTAGTTTTTCTCATTATCTTCGCGCTGATGGGCGGAGGTGCTGGCGTGCTGAATGTTTGGCGGCTGGTCAAGTCGATAGACGGCAAGTAA
- the ftsY gene encoding signal recognition particle-docking protein FtsY, which yields MALGFFSRLKQGLSRSTQKLGGGITGIFTKRKLDDEALEELEDLLITADMGPAVAERIIESFRSSRFGTEVTDEEIRTTLADEIATILEPVAKPFEPDPAHKPHVVLVVGVNGVGKTTTIGKMARFFTEEGKKVMMVAGDTFRAAAVEQLQIWGERTGCPVIAGPPGADAAGLAFEALKRGKAEGADLLFVDTAGRLHNKSALMEELAKIIRVMRKFDETAPHSVLLVLDATTGQNAVEQVRVFRELVNVTGLVVTKLDGSARGGIVVALADQFGLPVHAVGVGEQAEDLRPFSAVDYARGLVGVADTV from the coding sequence ATGGCGCTTGGTTTTTTCTCTCGTCTCAAGCAGGGATTGTCACGTTCTACCCAAAAGCTGGGTGGGGGTATTACGGGCATTTTCACCAAGCGCAAGCTGGATGACGAGGCACTGGAAGAGCTGGAAGATCTGCTGATTACAGCAGATATGGGGCCGGCTGTTGCAGAGCGTATTATCGAATCCTTCCGATCCTCCCGTTTTGGCACTGAGGTGACGGACGAAGAAATTCGCACCACCTTGGCAGACGAAATTGCCACCATTCTTGAGCCAGTTGCCAAACCTTTTGAGCCTGACCCCGCGCACAAACCGCATGTTGTGTTGGTGGTGGGGGTAAATGGTGTGGGTAAAACAACCACCATTGGCAAAATGGCCCGCTTTTTTACTGAGGAAGGTAAGAAGGTGATGATGGTGGCGGGTGATACCTTCCGCGCCGCTGCGGTGGAGCAACTGCAGATTTGGGGGGAAAGAACCGGTTGCCCGGTTATTGCTGGCCCCCCGGGTGCAGATGCCGCCGGTTTGGCCTTTGAAGCGCTTAAACGCGGTAAGGCTGAAGGGGCTGATCTGCTGTTTGTGGATACGGCTGGCCGCTTGCACAATAAAAGTGCGCTGATGGAAGAACTTGCCAAGATTATTCGCGTCATGCGTAAGTTCGATGAAACGGCACCACATTCCGTGCTGTTGGTGCTGGATGCCACAACTGGCCAGAATGCTGTGGAGCAGGTGCGGGTGTTTCGCGAACTTGTGAATGTGACCGGTTTGGTGGTGACAAAATTGGATGGTTCTGCCCGTGGAGGCATTGTGGTGGCGCTGGCTGATCAGTTTGGCCTGCCCGTGCATGCCGTGGGTGTGGGTGAACAGGCAGAAGATCTGCGACCTTTCTCCGCAGTGGATTATGCACGCGGTTTAGTGGGTGTGGCTGACACAGTCTGA
- the mtaB gene encoding tRNA (N(6)-L-threonylcarbamoyladenosine(37)-C(2))-methylthiotransferase MtaB, whose product MSKPEILTFGCRLNTWESEVMRNHAASLDNVIIVNTCAVTGEAERQARQAIRRAHRENPDARIVVTGCAAQINPESWSDLPGVARVLGNEEKLKAESWSASALSEPLAVSDIMAAKETAAHLVTEFAGRTRAFVQVQQGCNHRCTFCIIPFGRGPSRSVPVGAVVEQVRALVQSGYREVVLTGVDMTSWGEDLPGKPVLGQLCRRVLRLVPELERMRLSSVDPVEIDEDIWQLLAEEPRFMPYLHLSLQAGSDLILKRMKRRHLVADAARVVERARNLRPDIGIGADVIAGFPTEDESLFEETRSFLAQQALPYLHVFPYSERPGTPAARMRAVPVPERKARAAQLREVGAASAARYYESLIGQPLRVLMETPTTGHSEQFAPVRLAQGEAEVGEIITLQPTMAESAGLVVERI is encoded by the coding sequence ATGAGCAAGCCAGAAATTCTCACATTTGGCTGCCGTCTGAACACATGGGAAAGTGAAGTGATGCGTAACCACGCAGCTTCCCTGGATAATGTGATTATCGTGAACACCTGTGCCGTTACGGGAGAAGCAGAGCGGCAGGCGCGGCAGGCTATTCGGCGTGCGCATCGTGAAAACCCGGATGCCCGCATTGTGGTTACTGGATGTGCGGCCCAGATTAACCCCGAAAGCTGGAGCGATCTGCCCGGCGTAGCCCGTGTGCTGGGGAATGAGGAAAAGCTGAAGGCCGAAAGCTGGTCTGCTTCAGCCTTGTCTGAGCCACTTGCTGTGTCCGATATTATGGCAGCCAAGGAAACGGCCGCGCATCTGGTGACTGAGTTTGCAGGTCGCACACGGGCCTTTGTGCAGGTTCAGCAAGGGTGCAATCATCGGTGCACGTTCTGCATTATTCCTTTTGGGCGTGGGCCGTCTCGGTCTGTCCCTGTGGGGGCAGTGGTGGAGCAGGTGCGGGCTCTGGTGCAATCAGGGTATCGGGAAGTGGTGTTGACTGGGGTGGATATGACATCTTGGGGGGAAGACCTGCCTGGCAAACCGGTGCTTGGTCAGCTTTGCCGCCGCGTGTTGCGCCTGGTGCCAGAACTGGAGCGCATGCGCCTTTCTTCGGTTGATCCGGTCGAGATTGATGAAGATATCTGGCAGCTTCTGGCTGAAGAGCCGCGTTTTATGCCCTATCTGCATCTTTCCTTGCAGGCTGGGTCTGACCTTATTCTTAAGCGCATGAAGCGGCGGCATTTGGTGGCAGATGCAGCACGCGTGGTAGAACGTGCGCGGAACCTGCGGCCAGATATTGGTATTGGCGCGGATGTTATTGCGGGTTTTCCAACAGAAGACGAATCGCTGTTTGAAGAAACCCGCAGTTTTCTTGCACAGCAGGCGCTGCCGTATCTGCACGTGTTCCCGTATAGTGAGCGGCCTGGAACGCCTGCAGCGCGTATGCGTGCAGTGCCTGTGCCTGAACGCAAGGCGCGTGCCGCGCAGTTGCGGGAAGTGGGGGCAGCCTCTGCCGCCCGGTATTATGAAAGCCTTATAGGTCAGCCCTTACGTGTGCTGATGGAAACCCCAACCACCGGCCATAGTGAGCAGTTTGCGCCGGTGCGGCTTGCGCAGGGTGAAGCCGAGGTGGGGGAAATTATAACCCTTCAGCCCACAATGGCCGAAAGTGCAGGGCTGGTGGTGGAAAGGATCTGA
- the dapF gene encoding diaminopimelate epimerase, whose protein sequence is MLTSFRKMHGLGNDFVILDERGGHLSLTPARIAALAHRRRGIGCDQLVTLRPACAEGADVFVRFFNPDGSEAGACGNASRCVADLIWRETGNRTPVLQTRAGCLPARIEENGLITVDMGEPRLNWQDVPLVAEMDTLHLPLEGDPAAASMGNPHATFFVEDFARLSQGDALEHDPLFPERANIGFARIDGPARMRLKVHERGAGVTEACGSGACAAVVNAARRGLIERVCEVELDGGVLRIEWAANNHVLMTGSATTAFEGAVDLAAYPE, encoded by the coding sequence ATGCTGACATCTTTCCGTAAAATGCATGGTCTGGGGAATGATTTCGTCATTCTGGACGAGCGCGGTGGGCATTTGTCCCTTACGCCAGCCCGTATAGCTGCCTTGGCGCATAGGCGCCGTGGTATTGGGTGTGACCAGTTGGTGACGCTGCGCCCTGCCTGTGCAGAAGGGGCAGATGTTTTTGTGCGTTTTTTCAATCCTGATGGATCAGAAGCAGGTGCGTGCGGAAATGCTTCACGTTGCGTGGCAGATCTGATCTGGCGGGAAACGGGAAACAGAACACCTGTATTGCAAACGCGTGCCGGGTGTTTGCCTGCCCGGATAGAAGAAAACGGCCTGATTACGGTAGATATGGGTGAGCCCCGCCTGAATTGGCAGGATGTGCCTTTGGTTGCGGAAATGGACACCCTGCATCTGCCATTGGAGGGTGATCCTGCCGCGGCATCTATGGGGAACCCGCACGCAACGTTTTTTGTGGAAGATTTTGCACGTCTCTCGCAAGGGGATGCGCTGGAACATGATCCGCTTTTTCCTGAACGGGCGAATATCGGGTTTGCGCGTATTGATGGGCCTGCACGTATGCGGCTCAAGGTGCATGAACGCGGTGCCGGTGTAACAGAAGCCTGTGGTTCAGGTGCATGTGCTGCCGTGGTGAACGCAGCACGGCGCGGTTTGATCGAGCGTGTGTGTGAAGTGGAGTTGGACGGTGGCGTTCTGCGGATTGAATGGGCAGCCAACAATCATGTGCTCATGACAGGGTCTGCAACAACAGCTTTTGAGGGGGCGGTTGATCTGGCCGCGTACCCGGAATGA
- a CDS encoding VOC family protein, translating to MAKMIHSMLRVLDEARSTHFYADTLGIKPVGRFEFESFTLVYLANDEQTFELELTINHGRTEPYDLGEGYGHLAVSVADVQAEHDRMEAAGHPVTPVKTLENKGQVVGQFFFLTDPDGYKIEVLQRGAPGRFL from the coding sequence ATGGCCAAGATGATCCACAGCATGTTGCGGGTGTTGGACGAGGCGCGTTCCACGCATTTTTACGCAGATACGCTTGGCATCAAACCTGTGGGTCGGTTTGAATTTGAGAGTTTTACATTGGTGTATCTGGCCAATGATGAGCAGACTTTTGAGCTTGAACTCACAATCAATCACGGACGTACAGAACCTTATGATCTAGGGGAGGGTTACGGCCATCTTGCTGTGTCTGTTGCGGATGTGCAGGCAGAACACGATCGTATGGAAGCAGCCGGACATCCGGTTACACCGGTTAAAACGCTGGAAAATAAAGGTCAGGTGGTTGGGCAGTTCTTTTTTCTGACCGACCCGGACGGTTATAAAATTGAAGTATTGCAGCGCGGTGCCCCGGGGCGCTTCCTGTAA
- a CDS encoding DEAD/DEAH box helicase, whose amino-acid sequence MPFQNAPAPLARALAARGFTAPTAVQAAVLADDAKNRDLLVSARTGSGKTVAFGLTLADLLLNDAGRCVPSGAPIALVIAPTRELALQVRSELEWLYAETGARIVSCVGGMEPRKEARALASGCHIVVGTPGRLCDHLRRGALDLSHLKAVVLDEADEMLDLGFRDELETLLDAMPKERRTLLFSATIARDIAALARRYQHDALRIDTVGANTPHADITYRAVLTEQGDMAGTVVNVLRLMESSAAIVFCHTREAVRQLQAILTERGFSSVAISGDLGQNERSRAIESLRHGQARVCVATDVAARGIDIPDLGLVIHASLPSNPATLLHRSGRTGRAGKKGTCVLLVPPARRRLAERLLQAAKVTAEWSGAPTPAAIATADAERLLGAPFLSAPAPEDAETQTLIGRLTAEHTPEQLAAALVGLWHKSLPAPVSVRVITPDARRAPRERDPNRPVRERERAPAMDGKWFRLSVGREDRADPKWLVPMLCRLGNIKKQDIGSIRITQDHTLVEISPDKAEQFASCASATDPDEITVEPAAAPRKGGGGGGGPRPAYADRKPKGGRSFAPRREGASKNGSSRKRKSK is encoded by the coding sequence ATGCCTTTTCAGAATGCTCCTGCCCCTCTCGCTCGTGCTCTTGCTGCACGTGGCTTTACTGCTCCTACCGCTGTTCAGGCCGCCGTTCTGGCCGATGATGCCAAAAATCGCGACCTGCTGGTTTCAGCCCGCACCGGATCTGGCAAAACTGTTGCTTTCGGCCTAACGCTGGCTGACCTGCTGCTGAATGATGCAGGCCGCTGCGTGCCATCTGGCGCGCCTATCGCTCTGGTTATTGCTCCCACGCGTGAACTTGCCTTGCAGGTGCGCAGTGAACTGGAATGGCTGTATGCCGAAACCGGTGCACGCATTGTTTCCTGCGTTGGTGGCATGGAACCCCGCAAGGAAGCCCGCGCTCTTGCCTCTGGCTGCCACATTGTTGTGGGCACACCGGGCCGCCTGTGTGACCATCTGCGCCGCGGTGCGCTTGATCTTTCACACCTCAAAGCAGTGGTGCTGGATGAAGCAGATGAAATGCTTGATCTCGGCTTCCGTGATGAGCTGGAAACCCTGCTGGACGCCATGCCCAAAGAGCGGCGCACCCTGCTGTTTTCCGCAACCATTGCACGCGATATTGCAGCCCTTGCACGCCGCTATCAGCACGATGCCCTGCGCATTGATACAGTAGGTGCTAACACTCCCCATGCCGACATTACCTACCGCGCCGTTCTGACAGAACAGGGCGATATGGCTGGCACGGTTGTAAACGTGCTGCGGTTGATGGAATCCTCCGCTGCCATCGTTTTCTGCCACACACGTGAAGCGGTGCGCCAGTTGCAGGCGATTCTGACAGAACGCGGTTTTTCCTCCGTCGCCATTTCAGGTGATCTGGGGCAGAACGAGCGTAGCCGCGCCATAGAAAGCCTGCGCCACGGCCAAGCCCGTGTGTGCGTGGCAACAGACGTGGCTGCCCGCGGTATTGATATTCCAGATTTGGGGCTGGTTATTCATGCCAGCCTGCCTTCCAACCCAGCTACCCTGCTGCATCGTTCCGGCCGTACAGGCCGTGCGGGCAAAAAAGGTACCTGTGTGTTGCTGGTACCGCCCGCACGTAGAAGATTGGCAGAGCGCCTGCTTCAGGCTGCCAAGGTTACCGCAGAATGGAGTGGTGCCCCTACCCCGGCTGCCATTGCCACGGCCGATGCCGAACGCCTGTTAGGTGCTCCGTTCCTTTCTGCTCCAGCACCAGAAGATGCAGAAACGCAAACGCTAATCGGCCGCCTTACAGCTGAACACACGCCAGAACAGTTGGCTGCAGCCCTTGTTGGCCTATGGCATAAAAGCCTGCCGGCACCTGTTTCTGTGCGCGTCATTACACCAGATGCTCGTCGTGCTCCGCGTGAGCGTGATCCAAACCGCCCTGTGCGCGAAAGAGAACGCGCCCCTGCGATGGATGGCAAATGGTTCCGCCTTTCTGTTGGCCGTGAAGATCGGGCAGACCCCAAATGGCTGGTGCCCATGCTGTGCCGCTTGGGGAATATTAAAAAGCAGGATATCGGCTCTATCCGTATCACGCAGGACCACACACTGGTTGAAATTTCTCCTGATAAAGCCGAGCAGTTTGCGTCTTGCGCCTCTGCCACGGACCCGGATGAAATTACAGTAGAACCAGCAGCAGCACCCCGCAAAGGCGGCGGTGGTGGTGGCGGGCCTCGCCCAGCTTATGCTGATCGAAAACCAAAAGGTGGCCGCTCTTTTGCGCCACGTCGGGAAGGTGCCAGCAAAAACGGTTCTTCCCGCAAGCGTAAGTCAAAATAA
- a CDS encoding S10 family peptidase gives MRIVIKSVFYPAKWPSFSKLKLAGSLAVALSLSTAAIAATEPSPPPTKPIPPLTGPAPAQTQTDTFHNEAALLPQDAITHHTGIFDKRKISYTAHTGTLTLRDDEGAPTARVFYVAYTQDGVDPAHRPVAYFFNGGPGAGTAYLHLGAAGPSVLSFPNGNPADGANAQLTPNTESWLAAADLVFIDAPGTGWSIPTDAKKAAKTFYGVKQDAHAFAKAIQLWAQSNNRQISPRYLAGESYGGLRAIEVADALAQEQNILVNGIIMISPALDMTLLDTTNDILATSFVLPSLEASQLALQHKLTPENAAGHLDSAYHYAIGPYLSTLANTPLAGNAAQDFYEDVAAHSGIPLETVVKESGMLQPEAHDVRSRGGRLYSLYDGTFSIADPFPEGVENGASPDPILDGFTRAYGSAFEQYAATNLNFRTPLTYSLLNMKVNEAWDYRDGSTPLIRPIPTLRRLLALNPTLRVFIANGYYDLVCPFASSRWVAEHIPVGRNRIALHTYPGGHMLYIRADSRAALAQDAKTFMTP, from the coding sequence ATGCGTATCGTGATAAAATCTGTTTTCTACCCGGCAAAATGGCCAAGTTTTAGCAAGCTGAAGCTTGCTGGCTCTTTGGCGGTTGCCCTTAGCCTATCTACCGCAGCCATAGCCGCAACCGAGCCATCACCACCGCCAACCAAGCCCATACCCCCATTAACAGGCCCAGCTCCGGCACAAACGCAAACAGATACATTTCACAATGAAGCAGCCCTGCTGCCTCAGGATGCCATCACGCATCACACTGGCATTTTTGATAAGCGCAAGATCTCTTACACAGCCCATACCGGCACCCTGACGCTACGGGATGATGAGGGCGCCCCTACAGCACGTGTTTTTTACGTTGCCTATACGCAGGATGGTGTAGATCCGGCACATCGGCCCGTTGCCTATTTCTTTAACGGCGGCCCGGGTGCAGGCACGGCTTACCTGCATTTAGGTGCAGCTGGACCTTCCGTTCTCTCTTTCCCCAATGGCAACCCGGCAGATGGTGCCAATGCCCAGCTTACTCCCAACACTGAAAGTTGGCTGGCTGCAGCGGATCTTGTGTTTATAGATGCACCCGGCACGGGCTGGTCTATCCCCACAGATGCCAAAAAAGCCGCCAAGACATTTTACGGTGTCAAACAGGATGCCCACGCATTTGCCAAGGCCATTCAACTTTGGGCACAAAGCAATAATCGGCAGATTTCTCCACGCTATCTTGCGGGTGAAAGTTACGGTGGCCTACGAGCAATTGAAGTTGCAGATGCCCTCGCGCAAGAACAAAACATTCTGGTCAACGGGATCATCATGATCTCACCTGCACTGGATATGACACTGCTGGACACAACCAACGATATTCTGGCAACCAGCTTTGTCCTGCCCTCTCTGGAAGCATCCCAACTGGCGCTCCAACATAAGCTCACACCAGAAAATGCCGCCGGACATTTGGATAGCGCATACCATTACGCCATTGGCCCATACCTCAGCACCTTGGCCAATACGCCACTTGCCGGAAATGCTGCACAAGATTTTTATGAAGACGTTGCCGCGCATTCCGGCATACCGCTTGAAACTGTCGTAAAAGAAAGCGGCATGCTGCAACCAGAAGCTCATGATGTGCGCAGCCGTGGTGGGCGACTTTATTCTTTGTACGATGGTACGTTTTCTATTGCCGATCCATTCCCCGAAGGTGTGGAAAATGGTGCAAGCCCAGACCCGATTCTGGATGGCTTTACGCGTGCCTATGGCAGTGCATTTGAGCAATATGCCGCAACAAACCTGAACTTTCGCACGCCACTGACTTATTCACTATTGAACATGAAGGTGAATGAAGCGTGGGACTATCGAGATGGAAGCACCCCTCTTATCCGCCCCATTCCTACTCTCCGCCGTCTTTTAGCACTTAACCCGACATTACGGGTTTTTATTGCCAACGGGTATTATGATCTGGTCTGCCCCTTTGCTTCATCACGCTGGGTTGCTGAGCATATCCCTGTAGGCAGAAACCGTATTGCTCTGCATACCTACCCCGGCGGGCATATGCTTTATATCCGTGCAGACAGCCGCGCAGCCCTTGCGCAAGATGCCAAAACTTTCATGACGCCATAA
- the rpsI gene encoding 30S ribosomal protein S9, whose amino-acid sequence MSETQERTGTLADLKTVVPEIASDAPVYEAKRDAQGRSYATGRRKDAVARVWIKPGKGEITVNGRPVGTYFARPVLRMLLTQPFLVSDRYNQFDVVCTVTGGGLSGQAGAVRHGISRALTHYEPELRSILKAAGFLTRDSRKVERKKYGRAKARRSFQFSKR is encoded by the coding sequence ATGTCTGAAACTCAGGAACGTACAGGCACGCTGGCCGATCTGAAGACCGTGGTTCCAGAAATTGCTTCTGACGCCCCGGTTTATGAAGCCAAGCGTGACGCTCAGGGCCGCTCCTATGCAACGGGCCGTCGTAAAGACGCAGTTGCTCGCGTGTGGATCAAGCCTGGCAAGGGTGAAATCACCGTTAACGGCCGCCCGGTTGGCACCTACTTTGCGCGCCCCGTGCTGCGTATGCTGCTGACCCAGCCTTTCCTTGTATCTGACCGCTACAACCAGTTCGATGTGGTTTGCACCGTAACCGGTGGTGGTCTGTCTGGTCAGGCAGGTGCTGTTCGTCATGGTATCAGCCGTGCGCTGACACATTATGAACCAGAACTGCGCAGCATCCTTAAGGCTGCTGGCTTCCTTACGCGTGACTCCCGTAAGGTTGAACGTAAGAAATACGGTCGCGCCAAAGCACGTCGTTCCTTCCAGTTCAGCAAGCGCTGA